A genomic region of Manihot esculenta cultivar AM560-2 chromosome 15, M.esculenta_v8, whole genome shotgun sequence contains the following coding sequences:
- the LOC110601494 gene encoding protein TIME FOR COFFEE isoform X5, producing the protein MERNREARRVSMAAANGLAPRRRHRSSSIRDSPEDDGPVELQETARLRDRGTGKKDRDRDRERERDRDRDRDRDRERDRERDRDRDRDRMSSRGKRRRGDRLMHGSNREDGGDESSEESVNDDEDDEDDDGGGVGSSMRMLPPNPSSLSSSSMSNHHHRKSFPPPAKVFRAAPATALWKAPDEMIGVSVPRKARSASTKRSHEWASSCGVGSEQIHRQASTSPVRSSGPSVAAMLASASASPAPVSPSSSNASIKKKMPNGPKQRLPKSCTKFTSSAQEEIEIEIAEVLYGLMRQPQVPTKPEIVVANDSIKFDLREVSNHKSTVDAKSRVSSPISNSPSTIPHSSSIPPTNSSSSATPMSATAPKRKRPRPVKYEDENPSVYHVRNSSISSTIKVDIDQPPKIETCSPNLDKNSGSAAENGVVPHDTPSSQAVPVPTEAQPQQEQVQVMSESNPLLDSKHCVQESESKDLDVSKEEPRSPKRESSQVGLRLDDRESVTATKAISTISDVETQREEKFQIDLMAPPPVRSSPERDSEIVSVAVDPKPGITDLETEMKPAVKEEDKAVKMGKDVNVEPQEKKTEVVAEEIESHKPNVILNKERNFDLQLDLEKSDKDSGVVSGSGSKAHQHVQKQLQQQQPNTDKAAQSNSLPLPMSMASWPGGLPHMGYMAPLQGVISMDGSAVASAAIQPPHLLFSQPRPKRCATHYYIARNIHYHQQFTRMNPFWPAAAGSALQFGAKACNVNVVPSTDFHSSKGMNSAQDKGHGLAIFPGHTGKEKSSQTSNVIDTAQRKQILLQQPLAPGAPSNILHGPAFIFPLNQQQAAAAASVRPGSVKSPVTGSTASSSACNSASISAATTAVAGATTMSFNYPNMSGNETQYLAILQNSPYPIPIPAHVGATTTYRGTAPQPMPFFNGSFYSSQMIHPPQLQQQQPPMPHSQQGQQVHQNSSISSGSSSSQKHLQNQQQRLHGSGINSGSGNLHGFPNSKNQPPQSSQLQQRHQMQNQNVPHQARQLDSEFGGEDSPSTADSRVSRTNMSIYGQNFAMPIQPPNFALMTPPTIGGASASGIPAEKKQQQSQPQGSKVGIEPSQAFAMSFASINGAATSSSLDISASAQNHAILQSLPEAARHGYHFMAAAAVAQAAQQKKNYRVSEEGKTGGADGSNVEEERKVIPGGKAQLNSGQSIAFSRPDLTDTSVSTIPVSTVIDSSARTLNLGSASARVTGSAMPSSISTINASNVQQLQRNQQQQQQQQQIIQLQKQQQFAVAAAASAWSKTPATSNGSVYTDHISSSSSMAGKFPNSLSGFPSILVQSSSSPAHSPQWKNSVRTTTSQVPSPSISSTSSSLKNLPQQQGRVQQGHAQISFASNPKPSAAPQGQSAPSSTQSPSPPVVVGSPTTSSISKGAGGSPRTTSTSATNKGAQSSILSSQQGKNSSVPTQKSPPVGGKNIPSILGHPHNSPSTSSSVTKPQLTPQQQQQLHALQQTQMLYNGSYMQAQVQHAANSTHTTSVASGLYFQRHRSDQQQQPQVSSAGMLCSPVSVPNTITTDPAKAVAAATAASNMKGGGLPSQGLIHAQFSAAQTTGKPHLVPAGFPYVHAVQVKPAEQKQPAAE; encoded by the exons ATGGAGAGAAATAGGGAAGCTAGAAGAGTAAGTATGGCCGCGGCCAATGGTTTAGCACCTAGAAGACGACATAGAAGCAGCAGCATAAGAGATTCCCcag AGGATGATGGGCCGGTGGAGTTGCAGGAAACGGCGAGGCTACGAGATCGAGGGACTGGGAAAAAGGATCGAGATcgggatagagagagagagcgagACCGAGACCGGGACCGGGACCGGGACCGGGAACGTGACAGAGAGAGGGACAGGGACAGGGACAGAGATCGGATGAGCAGCAGGGGcaagagaagaagaggagacAGGTTGATGCACGGGAGCAATAGAGAAGATGGTGGCGATGAGAGCTCAGAGGAGAGTGTAAATGACGATGAGGACGATGAAGATGATGATGGAGGTGGTGTTGGTAGCTCCATGAGGATGCTCCCACCAAATCCTTCATCCCTATCTTCATCTTCTATGTCTAATCATCACCATCGGAAAAGCTTCCCGCCGCCAGCGAAAGTTTTTAGAGCCGCGCCGGCGACGGCCCTATGGAAGGCACCCGATGAGATGATTGGCGTGTCGGTTCCTAGAAAAGCTCGGTCAG CTTCTACTAAGAGGTCACATGAATGGGCTTCAAGTTGTGGAGTAGGTAGTGAGCAAATTCACCGGCAAGCTTCCACGTCTCCGGTGAGATCGAGTGGACCAAGCGTTGCAGCGATGTTGGCTTCGGCGTCCGCTTCCCCTGCTCCAGTCTCGCCGTCTTCTTCTAATGCTTCGATTAAGAAGAAGATG CCTAATGGCCCCAAGCAGAGGCTGCCAAAATCTTGTACTAAGTTTACTTCCTCAGCTCAGGAGGAGATTGAAATCGAGATCGCTGAAGTGTTGTATGGATTAATGAGGCAGCCTCAAGTACCTACAAAACCTGAAATTGTTGTTGCAAATGATTCAATTAAGTTTGATTTGAGGGAAGTGAGCAATCATAAGTCAACCGTTGATGCCAAATCCAGAGTTTCGTCACCGATCTCCAACTCACCTTCCACCATACCTCATTCTTCTTCAATTCCTCCAACTAATTCTAGCTCATCTGCCACTCCCATGTCTGCAACAG CGCCAAAGAGAAAAAGGCCGCGACCAGTCAAGTACGAGGACGAGAATCCATCAGTTTATCATGTGCGGAATAGTTCCATTTCGTCGACAATCAAGGTAGATATCGACCAGCCTCCCAAAATCGAAACTTGTTCTCCCAACTTGGATAAGAATTCAGGATCCGCAGCTGAAAATGGCGTGGTTCCGCATGATACCCCATCTAGTCAAGCTGTGCCGGTTCCTACAGAAGCACAGCCGCAGCAGGAGCAGGTGCAAGTGATGTCTGAGAGTAATCCGTTGTTGGATTCAAAACACTGCGTGCAAGAATCGGAGAGTAAGGATTTAGATGTGAGCAAAGAGGAGCCTCGATCGCCGAAGAGAGAATCTTCTCAAGTTGGTCTTAGATTGGATGATCGTGAGAGTGTGACAGCGACTAAAGC GATTTCGACGATTTCTGATGTTGAAACCCAGCGAGAAGAGAAGTTCCAGATAGATCTGATG GCTCCACCTCCAGTAAGATCATCTCCAGAAAGGGACAGTGAGATTGTTTCTGTGGCTGTAGATCCTAAACCTGGAATCACAGATTTGGAAACG GAAATGAAACCGGCCGTTAAGGAAGAAGATAAGGCAGTGAAAATGGGAAAAGATGTGAACGTGGAACCGCAGGAGAAAAAGACAGAAGTGGTAGCCGAAGAAATTGAATCCCATAAACCAAATGTTATTCTTAATAAAGAGAGGAATTTTGATCTGCAACTTGATTTAGAGAAATCTGATAAAGATAGTGGCGTCGTTTCCGGAAGTGGTAGCAAGGCGCACCAACATGTTCAAAAACAACTGCAGCAGCAGCAACCAAACACCGACAAAGCTG CTCAATCAAATTCTCTTCCTCTACCCATGTCAATGGCTAGCTGGCCGGGTGGGCTTCCTCATATGGG ATATATGGCACCTTTACAAGGAGTTATATCCATGGATGGAAGCGCTGTAGCTTCTGCAGCTATACAG CCTCCGCATTTGCTTTTTAGTCAACCAAGGCCGAAGAGGTGTGCAACGCATTACTACATTGCACGGAATATTCATTATCACCAACAATTTACAAGGATGAATCCTTTCTGGCCAGCGGCAGCTGGTTCTGCTTTACAATTTGGGGCAAAGGCCTGCAATGTCAATGTGGTTCCATCTACAGATTTCCATTCCAGTAAGGGTATGAACTCTGCGCAAGACAAGGGTCATGGTCTGGCCATCTTTCCTGGTCATACTGGGAAAGAGAAGAGCTCTCAAACTTCAAACGTTATAGACACTGCACAGAGAAAGCAGATTTTGCTTCAGCAACCTCTAGCCCCAGGAGCACCTAGCAATATCTTG CATGGGCCTGCCTTTATCTTCCCTTTGAACCAGCAGCAGGCAGCAGCAGCTGCTTCTGTCCGTCCTGGGTCAGTAAAGTCTCCTGTCACAGGTAGCACAGCTTCATCAAGCGCCTGTAATTCTGCCTCTATCAGTGCTGCCACGACAGCTGTTGCTGGTGCCACAACAATGAGCTTCAACTACCCAAATATGTCAGGCAATGAAACCCAGTACTTGGCAATTTTGCAGAACAGTCCATATCCAATACCAATTCCTGCACATGTAGGTGCGACGACAACTTATAGAGGAACCGCTCCTCAGCCAATGCCTTTCTTCAATGGTTCTTTTTATTCGTCTCAAATGATCCATCCTCCTCAGCTTCAGCAACAGCAGCCACCTATGCCGCACTCTCAACAAGGCCAGCAGGTTCATCAGAACTCGAGCATTTCTAGTGGTTCCTCATCATCCCAGAAGCATTTGCAGAACCAGCAGCAGAGGCTGCATGGCAGTGGCATTAATAGTGGTAGTGGAAATTTGCACGGCTTTCCCAACTCAAAAAACCAGCCACCACAGTCATCCCAGCTTCAGCAGCGGCATCAGATGCAGAACCAGAATGTCCCTCATCAAGCTCGGCAACTTGACAGTGAATTCGGTGGTGAAGATAGCCCTTCTACTGCTGATAGTCGAGTCTCTCGAACAAACATGAGTATTTATGGTCAGAATTTCGCAATGCCCATACAGCCGCCAAATTTTGCTTTGATGACTCCACCAACTATTGGAGGTGCCAGTGCCAGTGGCATTCCAGCTGAAAAGAAGCAGCAGCAGTCACAGCCACAGGGTTCAAAGGTTGGGATAGAACCTTCTCAGGCTTTTGCCATGTCATTTGCCTCCATTAATGGAGCTGCTACTTCTTCCAGCCTTGATATTTCAGCATCTGCACAAAATCATGCTATCCTGCAAAGTCTCCCAGAGGCTGCAAGGCATGGATATCACTTCATGGCAGCTGCTGCAGTTGCCCAAGCAGCACAGCAGAAGAAGAATTACCGTGTTTCTGAAGAAGGGAAAACCGGGGGAGCTGATGGTTCTAAtgtagaagaagagagaaaggtCATACCTGGAGGAAAGGCTCAGTTAAATTCTGGGCAATCAATTGCATTCTCCAGGCCCGATTTAACAGATACATCTGTTTCCACCATTCCTGTCAGTACTGTGATTGATAGCTCAGCGCGAACTCTTAACCTTGGGTCTGCTTCTGCACGGGTCACTGGTTCTGCCATGCCAAGCTCTATCAGCACCATAAATGCTTCTAATGTGCAACAACTGCAGCGGaatcagcagcagcagcagcagcagcagcaaatTATTCAGCTTCAAAAGCAGCAACAATTTGCAGTTGCAGCAGCTGCTTCTGCTTGGAGCAAAACACCAGCAACAAGTAATGGAAGTGTGTACACAGATCACatatcttcttcttcctcaatgGCTGGCAAGTTCCCAAATTCATTATCTGGATTCCCTTCCATTCTCGTCCAGAGCAGCAGTAGTCCAGCTCATTCTCCACAGTGGAAGAATTCTGTTAGGACCACCACTTCCCAGGTTCCTTCCCCATCTATTTCCTCCACTTCATCATCCTTAAAAAACCTTCCCCAACAGCAGGGCCGTGTCCAGCAAGGCCATGCACAGATATCATTTGCATCCAACCCAAAACCATCAGCTGCGCCTCAAGGGCAATCAGCTCCAAGTAGTACCCAATCTCCTTCTCCTCCAGTGGTAGTTGGCTCTCCAACAACTTCCTCAATTTCTAAGGGTGCTGGTGGGAGCCCAAGGACGACCTCCACTTCCGCAACTAACAAAGGAGCGCAATCATCAATTCTGTCATCTCAGCAGGGCAAGAACTCGTCAGTGCCTACACAAAAATCACCTCCAGTTGGTGGGAAAAATATTCCTTCAATTCTCGGCCATCCCCATAATTCCCCCTCTACATCTAGCTCTGTTACCAAGCCTCAGTTGACAccgcagcagcagcagcaactaCATGCATTGCAGCAGACCCAGATGCTATACAATGGTAGTTATATGCAAGCCCAGGTTCAACATGCTGCGAATTCAACACATACAACATCAGTAGCAAGTGGACTTTATTTCCAAAGGCACCGCAGTGATCAACAGCAACAACCACAGGTCTCATCAGCTGGGATGTTGTGTTCTCCTGTGTCAGTTCCCAACACCATCACTACTGATCCTGCAAAGGCAGTGGCTGCTGCAACAGCCGCAAGCAATATGAAAGGTGGTGGCTTACCTTCGCAAGGTCTTATCCATGCTCAGTTTTCTGCTGCACAGACTACTGGGAAGCCACATCTTGTCCCTGCTGGCTTCCCTTATGTTCATGCTGTTCAGGTGAAGCCAGCAGAGCAGAAACAACCTGCTGCAGAGTAG
- the LOC110601494 gene encoding protein TIME FOR COFFEE isoform X2 gives MERNREARRVSMAAANGLAPRRRHRSSSIRDSPEDDGPVELQETARLRDRGTGKKDRDRDRERERDRDRDRDRDRERDRERDRDRDRDRMSSRGKRRRGDRLMHGSNREDGGDESSEESVNDDEDDEDDDGGGVGSSMRMLPPNPSSLSSSSMSNHHHRKSFPPPAKVFRAAPATALWKAPDEMIGVSVPRKARSASTKRSHEWASSCGVGSEQIHRQASTSPVRSSGPSVAAMLASASASPAPVSPSSSNASIKKKMPNGPKQRLPKSCTKFTSSAQEEIEIEIAEVLYGLMRQPQVPTKPEIVVANDSIKFDLREVSNHKSTVDAKSRVSSPISNSPSTIPHSSSIPPTNSSSSATPMSATAPKRKRPRPVKYEDENPSVYHVRNSSISSTIKVDIDQPPKIETCSPNLDKNSGSAAENGVVPHDTPSSQAVPVPTEAQPQQEQVQVMSESNPLLDSKHCVQESESKDLDVSKEEPRSPKRESSQVGLRLDDRESVTATKAISTISDVETQREEKFQIDLMAPPPVRSSPERDSEIVSVAVDPKPGITDLETLFHVQEMKPAVKEEDKAVKMGKDVNVEPQEKKTEVVAEEIESHKPNVILNKERNFDLQLDLEKSDKDSGVVSGSGSKAHQHVQKQLQQQQPNTDKAAQSNSLPLPMSMASWPGGLPHMGYMAPLQGVISMDGSAVASAAIQPPHLLFSQPRPKRCATHYYIARNIHYHQQFTRMNPFWPAAAGSALQFGAKACNVNVVPSTDFHSSKGMNSAQDKGHGLAIFPGHTGKEKSSQTSNVIDTAQRKQILLQQPLAPGAPSNILHGPAFIFPLNQQQAAAAASVRPGSVKSPVTGSTASSSACNSASISAATTAVAGATTMSFNYPNMSGNETQYLAILQNSPYPIPIPAHVGATTTYRGTAPQPMPFFNGSFYSSQMIHPPQLQQQQPPMPHSQQGQQVHQNSSISSGSSSSQKHLQNQQQRLHGSGINSGSGNLHGFPNSKNQPPQSSQLQQRHQMQNQNVPHQARQLDSEFGGEDSPSTADSRVSRTNMSIYGQNFAMPIQPPNFALMTPPTIGGASASGIPAEKKQQQSQPQGSKVGIEPSQAFAMSFASINGAATSSSLDISASAQNHAILQSLPEAARHGYHFMAAAAVAQAAQQKKNYRVSEEGKTGGADGSNVEEERKVIPGGKAQLNSGQSIAFSRPDLTDTSVSTIPVSTVIDSSARTLNLGSASARVTGSAMPSSISTINASNVQQLQRNQQQQQQQQQIIQLQKQQQFAVAAAASAWSKTPATSNGSVYTDHISSSSSMAGKFPNSLSGFPSILVQSSSSPAHSPQWKNSVRTTTSQVPSPSISSTSSSLKNLPQQQGRVQQGHAQISFASNPKPSAAPQGQSAPSSTQSPSPPVVVGSPTTSSISKGAGGSPRTTSTSATNKGAQSSILSSQQGKNSSVPTQKSPPVGGKNIPSILGHPHNSPSTSSSVTKPQLTPQQQQQLHALQQTQMLYNGSYMQAQVQHAANSTHTTSVASGLYFQRHRSDQQQQPQVSSAGMLCSPVSVPNTITTDPAKAVAAATAASNMKGGGLPSQGLIHAQFSAAQTTGKPHLVPAGFPYVHAVQVKPAEQKQPAAE, from the exons ATGGAGAGAAATAGGGAAGCTAGAAGAGTAAGTATGGCCGCGGCCAATGGTTTAGCACCTAGAAGACGACATAGAAGCAGCAGCATAAGAGATTCCCcag AGGATGATGGGCCGGTGGAGTTGCAGGAAACGGCGAGGCTACGAGATCGAGGGACTGGGAAAAAGGATCGAGATcgggatagagagagagagcgagACCGAGACCGGGACCGGGACCGGGACCGGGAACGTGACAGAGAGAGGGACAGGGACAGGGACAGAGATCGGATGAGCAGCAGGGGcaagagaagaagaggagacAGGTTGATGCACGGGAGCAATAGAGAAGATGGTGGCGATGAGAGCTCAGAGGAGAGTGTAAATGACGATGAGGACGATGAAGATGATGATGGAGGTGGTGTTGGTAGCTCCATGAGGATGCTCCCACCAAATCCTTCATCCCTATCTTCATCTTCTATGTCTAATCATCACCATCGGAAAAGCTTCCCGCCGCCAGCGAAAGTTTTTAGAGCCGCGCCGGCGACGGCCCTATGGAAGGCACCCGATGAGATGATTGGCGTGTCGGTTCCTAGAAAAGCTCGGTCAG CTTCTACTAAGAGGTCACATGAATGGGCTTCAAGTTGTGGAGTAGGTAGTGAGCAAATTCACCGGCAAGCTTCCACGTCTCCGGTGAGATCGAGTGGACCAAGCGTTGCAGCGATGTTGGCTTCGGCGTCCGCTTCCCCTGCTCCAGTCTCGCCGTCTTCTTCTAATGCTTCGATTAAGAAGAAGATG CCTAATGGCCCCAAGCAGAGGCTGCCAAAATCTTGTACTAAGTTTACTTCCTCAGCTCAGGAGGAGATTGAAATCGAGATCGCTGAAGTGTTGTATGGATTAATGAGGCAGCCTCAAGTACCTACAAAACCTGAAATTGTTGTTGCAAATGATTCAATTAAGTTTGATTTGAGGGAAGTGAGCAATCATAAGTCAACCGTTGATGCCAAATCCAGAGTTTCGTCACCGATCTCCAACTCACCTTCCACCATACCTCATTCTTCTTCAATTCCTCCAACTAATTCTAGCTCATCTGCCACTCCCATGTCTGCAACAG CGCCAAAGAGAAAAAGGCCGCGACCAGTCAAGTACGAGGACGAGAATCCATCAGTTTATCATGTGCGGAATAGTTCCATTTCGTCGACAATCAAGGTAGATATCGACCAGCCTCCCAAAATCGAAACTTGTTCTCCCAACTTGGATAAGAATTCAGGATCCGCAGCTGAAAATGGCGTGGTTCCGCATGATACCCCATCTAGTCAAGCTGTGCCGGTTCCTACAGAAGCACAGCCGCAGCAGGAGCAGGTGCAAGTGATGTCTGAGAGTAATCCGTTGTTGGATTCAAAACACTGCGTGCAAGAATCGGAGAGTAAGGATTTAGATGTGAGCAAAGAGGAGCCTCGATCGCCGAAGAGAGAATCTTCTCAAGTTGGTCTTAGATTGGATGATCGTGAGAGTGTGACAGCGACTAAAGC GATTTCGACGATTTCTGATGTTGAAACCCAGCGAGAAGAGAAGTTCCAGATAGATCTGATG GCTCCACCTCCAGTAAGATCATCTCCAGAAAGGGACAGTGAGATTGTTTCTGTGGCTGTAGATCCTAAACCTGGAATCACAGATTTGGAAACG TTGTTTCATGTGCAGGAAATGAAACCGGCCGTTAAGGAAGAAGATAAGGCAGTGAAAATGGGAAAAGATGTGAACGTGGAACCGCAGGAGAAAAAGACAGAAGTGGTAGCCGAAGAAATTGAATCCCATAAACCAAATGTTATTCTTAATAAAGAGAGGAATTTTGATCTGCAACTTGATTTAGAGAAATCTGATAAAGATAGTGGCGTCGTTTCCGGAAGTGGTAGCAAGGCGCACCAACATGTTCAAAAACAACTGCAGCAGCAGCAACCAAACACCGACAAAGCTG CTCAATCAAATTCTCTTCCTCTACCCATGTCAATGGCTAGCTGGCCGGGTGGGCTTCCTCATATGGG ATATATGGCACCTTTACAAGGAGTTATATCCATGGATGGAAGCGCTGTAGCTTCTGCAGCTATACAG CCTCCGCATTTGCTTTTTAGTCAACCAAGGCCGAAGAGGTGTGCAACGCATTACTACATTGCACGGAATATTCATTATCACCAACAATTTACAAGGATGAATCCTTTCTGGCCAGCGGCAGCTGGTTCTGCTTTACAATTTGGGGCAAAGGCCTGCAATGTCAATGTGGTTCCATCTACAGATTTCCATTCCAGTAAGGGTATGAACTCTGCGCAAGACAAGGGTCATGGTCTGGCCATCTTTCCTGGTCATACTGGGAAAGAGAAGAGCTCTCAAACTTCAAACGTTATAGACACTGCACAGAGAAAGCAGATTTTGCTTCAGCAACCTCTAGCCCCAGGAGCACCTAGCAATATCTTG CATGGGCCTGCCTTTATCTTCCCTTTGAACCAGCAGCAGGCAGCAGCAGCTGCTTCTGTCCGTCCTGGGTCAGTAAAGTCTCCTGTCACAGGTAGCACAGCTTCATCAAGCGCCTGTAATTCTGCCTCTATCAGTGCTGCCACGACAGCTGTTGCTGGTGCCACAACAATGAGCTTCAACTACCCAAATATGTCAGGCAATGAAACCCAGTACTTGGCAATTTTGCAGAACAGTCCATATCCAATACCAATTCCTGCACATGTAGGTGCGACGACAACTTATAGAGGAACCGCTCCTCAGCCAATGCCTTTCTTCAATGGTTCTTTTTATTCGTCTCAAATGATCCATCCTCCTCAGCTTCAGCAACAGCAGCCACCTATGCCGCACTCTCAACAAGGCCAGCAGGTTCATCAGAACTCGAGCATTTCTAGTGGTTCCTCATCATCCCAGAAGCATTTGCAGAACCAGCAGCAGAGGCTGCATGGCAGTGGCATTAATAGTGGTAGTGGAAATTTGCACGGCTTTCCCAACTCAAAAAACCAGCCACCACAGTCATCCCAGCTTCAGCAGCGGCATCAGATGCAGAACCAGAATGTCCCTCATCAAGCTCGGCAACTTGACAGTGAATTCGGTGGTGAAGATAGCCCTTCTACTGCTGATAGTCGAGTCTCTCGAACAAACATGAGTATTTATGGTCAGAATTTCGCAATGCCCATACAGCCGCCAAATTTTGCTTTGATGACTCCACCAACTATTGGAGGTGCCAGTGCCAGTGGCATTCCAGCTGAAAAGAAGCAGCAGCAGTCACAGCCACAGGGTTCAAAGGTTGGGATAGAACCTTCTCAGGCTTTTGCCATGTCATTTGCCTCCATTAATGGAGCTGCTACTTCTTCCAGCCTTGATATTTCAGCATCTGCACAAAATCATGCTATCCTGCAAAGTCTCCCAGAGGCTGCAAGGCATGGATATCACTTCATGGCAGCTGCTGCAGTTGCCCAAGCAGCACAGCAGAAGAAGAATTACCGTGTTTCTGAAGAAGGGAAAACCGGGGGAGCTGATGGTTCTAAtgtagaagaagagagaaaggtCATACCTGGAGGAAAGGCTCAGTTAAATTCTGGGCAATCAATTGCATTCTCCAGGCCCGATTTAACAGATACATCTGTTTCCACCATTCCTGTCAGTACTGTGATTGATAGCTCAGCGCGAACTCTTAACCTTGGGTCTGCTTCTGCACGGGTCACTGGTTCTGCCATGCCAAGCTCTATCAGCACCATAAATGCTTCTAATGTGCAACAACTGCAGCGGaatcagcagcagcagcagcagcagcagcaaatTATTCAGCTTCAAAAGCAGCAACAATTTGCAGTTGCAGCAGCTGCTTCTGCTTGGAGCAAAACACCAGCAACAAGTAATGGAAGTGTGTACACAGATCACatatcttcttcttcctcaatgGCTGGCAAGTTCCCAAATTCATTATCTGGATTCCCTTCCATTCTCGTCCAGAGCAGCAGTAGTCCAGCTCATTCTCCACAGTGGAAGAATTCTGTTAGGACCACCACTTCCCAGGTTCCTTCCCCATCTATTTCCTCCACTTCATCATCCTTAAAAAACCTTCCCCAACAGCAGGGCCGTGTCCAGCAAGGCCATGCACAGATATCATTTGCATCCAACCCAAAACCATCAGCTGCGCCTCAAGGGCAATCAGCTCCAAGTAGTACCCAATCTCCTTCTCCTCCAGTGGTAGTTGGCTCTCCAACAACTTCCTCAATTTCTAAGGGTGCTGGTGGGAGCCCAAGGACGACCTCCACTTCCGCAACTAACAAAGGAGCGCAATCATCAATTCTGTCATCTCAGCAGGGCAAGAACTCGTCAGTGCCTACACAAAAATCACCTCCAGTTGGTGGGAAAAATATTCCTTCAATTCTCGGCCATCCCCATAATTCCCCCTCTACATCTAGCTCTGTTACCAAGCCTCAGTTGACAccgcagcagcagcagcaactaCATGCATTGCAGCAGACCCAGATGCTATACAATGGTAGTTATATGCAAGCCCAGGTTCAACATGCTGCGAATTCAACACATACAACATCAGTAGCAAGTGGACTTTATTTCCAAAGGCACCGCAGTGATCAACAGCAACAACCACAGGTCTCATCAGCTGGGATGTTGTGTTCTCCTGTGTCAGTTCCCAACACCATCACTACTGATCCTGCAAAGGCAGTGGCTGCTGCAACAGCCGCAAGCAATATGAAAGGTGGTGGCTTACCTTCGCAAGGTCTTATCCATGCTCAGTTTTCTGCTGCACAGACTACTGGGAAGCCACATCTTGTCCCTGCTGGCTTCCCTTATGTTCATGCTGTTCAGGTGAAGCCAGCAGAGCAGAAACAACCTGCTGCAGAGTAG